The window ATCACTTGCTCTTTAGTCACTGTGGGAAATCCATCTAAAAAGTCATTAATGGATTCACCTGCTTTGAGATAATCCCAAAGCGTTTGCACCGGAACCCTAGTGCCTGCAAACACTGGCGTTCCACTCATGATATCAGGGGATATAGTAATCAGTGAGCTATCTTTAAGCATTCCTCTGGCATCTCCCATAGTCTAAACTCTGTTATTTTATCAATGTATACCTGAGAATCTTGACATTAAAGATTATTTTGTGTCATAATCGAAGGCAAGAATATCCATAAGTGTTCGTCTCATGGATACTACCTCCGATTCTCAGGTTAGTGCAAGTCCAGTATTCTGGCCTAGCATGGATCTGAATAAGGAATGAGTCCTTCAGATAACTGGTAGTTCAGCAGACTGGATCTGCACTGGTTTGAGGGTTGAAGGTAGTAAGTTTGAGACGTTTACTAAGGTGTCATAGAAAAACTGTCGCTTATTTACTTAAGCGTCACTTGCTCTTGCACGCGATATTCCAATTCACTATACATTGGAATAATCAACTATGAATTCCAAACAAAAACATAATAAAAGAGCCAAACTCATTGAACAGTTTGGCTCTCCAACCCGGTGTTATTGGTGTGGATGCATTTTATCCCGCGAACAAATCACCCTCGATCACCTAATTCCCAAAAAACATGGAGGTTCTAACTCTTTAGAAAATCTGCGTATTTCCTGTTTTTCCTGCAATAATCAACGCGGACATAGCCTTTTTCCTCCCCAATCTTTTAGGAAGAAAGTGAGGTAATCTACTGTTGTCGTAGGGGCAGGTTTCAAACCTGTCCTCTACTTGAATTGAATATACAGTATAATAGAGGATGGCAATAAATTATCAAAAAGACCATATCTATGACCTTGGATATAGACCATCAAGAGATGAGTTCAAAACAAAGGAAAAAGCAAAAATCACTGGAAGAATATGATAGCCACTTTCACAAACTGTTGATGTTTAAGGATGAAAAACTTCTCCATCGTGCCTTAACCCATCGTTCTTATGTGAATGAAAATCCTGGAGCCATAGGACACAATGAACGCTTAGAATTTCTTGGTGATGCTATTTTGACCTTTATCAGTGGTCAATATCTCTATCAGCGCTATCCGGAAATGGGAGAAGATGAAATGACCAGACGGCGCTCTGCTTTAGTCGATCAAAAACAATTGGCTAGATTTGCGGTTGAAGTGGGTATAGATTTGAGAATGCGTCTAAGTCAAGGGTTAATCAAAGAAGGTGGGTATCAAAATCCAAATTTACTCAGTAGTACCTTTGAAGCTATTGTTGGGGCTTACTATTTAGATTGCGATCAAAATATGGAAAAAGTCCGTCCTGTAATAGAAGAACTATTCGATTCTGTGCCTCAAGAGGAAATGATTGCTCGTTCCAACATCGACTCAAAAAATCGATTGCAGGAATTAGTCCAAGCGAAGGGAGCCAAAACTCCTCCCAAATATGTGACTGAAAAAATCGGCGGTATGGATCATGCTCCAGAATTTATGTCTACAGTTTTTATTAGTGATAAAGCCTGGGGTAGAGGCAAAGGACGCAGTAAAAAAGATGCAGAAAAGGAAGCGGCGACTTATGCCCTAAAAAAGTTGAAGGAAAAGGGAATTATCTAATTCATCTTTCATTTTAGGCTATAATTTTAGATACCATCTGTTTTAAGGCTCATGATTACTCAGACTTCAGAAACACAAGAGATGATTATTCGCACAGAGCGTGGATTAACCCTTAAAGGCAGCCGAATTACGCTGTATGATATTTTGGATTTTCTAAAGCTAGAGCGAGTAGAATTGAGTTGAGACTCTTGATATTTCTCGGATCAAGATCAACTTCAATCCAGGCGCTCAAGACGATGAACCCTAAACAAAGAAAAAAGAAAAAGTTATCCCTCTTCTATCACTCTAGGCAGAGAAAAATAAGAAATCAGGCTCAAGGGAGAGAGGAAAGAGGGCAAGACCAGCAAGATTAATCAAGGAAATTAATCGTGGGAATCCCAAAGATAAGTGACCAATAGGAAAGACCTCTAACCAAGAGAGAATTAAGTTAAAGCACATCAAAGGAAGAAGAAGTAGACGGAGATTGTTTAAGCCACTCTTCCAGTTTTTATTCGAGTCCCAATGGGGATGTTGATGACTCGCTTCAATCAAAATTTCTTCGGAAGGAGTTGGTGGTTGTGAAGCAGAAGAAATGAAAGGAGGAGCCATCAATGTAACCAACAAGTAGGCCGTACAAATCATTTCCCACCATCGTTCAATGTGAGGATAATGAGTCAAGCGAAAATCGGCCCACCCTAATTCATGTTTACACTGTCGAAAGCCATATTCAACCCAAGTTCTTTCTCCATAAATATTTCCCACGTTTGAGTATTTCAAGTGGGGAATATTACTCATGACAAAGCTGGTAGAATTGTCGGGTAAGGTCTGAGGATCTGTTGTCACTTCCCAATAAGTAGGCTTACCTCGTTGCCCAAAAATAATTTCTCGCACGTAGCGAATTTCTTTTTTTTCATCGCTCATAATGCGCTCGAATTTTCTCCATCGATTCGCTCTTACCCTTGCTCCAGGAGGAAGCCAGACCCCATGATTACTTCGTATAGCTACCATATACTCACTCCCTTTCAATGCTTTAATTAACCGCTCTATTCTTCTTTCTCTTAATTCTGACACTTTCCAAGGTGATTGAGTCAAAAAACGATACAATCCTTGAGCATTTTTTAATCCATTGATTTGAGCTATCCCTGGTAAGGTTTTTCGTTTTATATCCGATAATATCCCTACATGAAGTTCCTTGAATGCCTCATAACTTCTAACATCTGAAAATAGATTTCTATAGAAATCGCAATATTTATCAATCATAGAGAGGGTCGGTTGAACCGCTCTTGGTGCAATCCTAGTTCTGATCAGGCTTTCAGCCTTTTTTCTTTATTATACTCTTCCCAGAGTGAAAGAAGAGGGGTATCAAATGGATGCAGCAAATGCCAGAGAAGCCCTGAAGGAAGTGGAGCTAGACATTGCAGAAGGGGCAGACATAGTAATGGTGAAACCCGCTTTGGCCTATCTGGATGTGATTCGCTGATCTGATTTTGACTTATTTCGCTAAAGCTGTTGCCCTGGCGTTGCAGACTT of the Roseofilum capinflatum BLCC-M114 genome contains:
- a CDS encoding transposase, which codes for MIDKYCDFYRNLFSDVRSYEAFKELHVGILSDIKRKTLPGIAQINGLKNAQGLYRFLTQSPWKVSELRERRIERLIKALKGSEYMVAIRSNHGVWLPPGARVRANRWRKFERIMSDEKKEIRYVREIIFGQRGKPTYWEVTTDPQTLPDNSTSFVMSNIPHLKYSNVGNIYGERTWVEYGFRQCKHELGWADFRLTHYPHIERWWEMICTAYLLVTLMAPPFISSASQPPTPSEEILIEASHQHPHWDSNKNWKSGLNNLRLLLLPLMCFNLILSWLEVFPIGHLSLGFPRLISLINLAGLALFPLSLEPDFLFFSA
- a CDS encoding HNH endonuclease, whose protein sequence is MNSKQKHNKRAKLIEQFGSPTRCYWCGCILSREQITLDHLIPKKHGGSNSLENLRISCFSCNNQRGHSLFPPQSFRKKVR
- the rnc gene encoding ribonuclease III, encoding MSSKQRKKQKSLEEYDSHFHKLLMFKDEKLLHRALTHRSYVNENPGAIGHNERLEFLGDAILTFISGQYLYQRYPEMGEDEMTRRRSALVDQKQLARFAVEVGIDLRMRLSQGLIKEGGYQNPNLLSSTFEAIVGAYYLDCDQNMEKVRPVIEELFDSVPQEEMIARSNIDSKNRLQELVQAKGAKTPPKYVTEKIGGMDHAPEFMSTVFISDKAWGRGKGRSKKDAEKEAATYALKKLKEKGII
- a CDS encoding DUF433 domain-containing protein, with translation MLKDSSLITISPDIMSGTPVFAGTRVPVQTLWDYLKAGESINDFLDGFPTVTKEQVIQVLEEAGKHIFGQVA